A single Kryptolebias marmoratus isolate JLee-2015 linkage group LG16, ASM164957v2, whole genome shotgun sequence DNA region contains:
- the LOC108232304 gene encoding urinary protein 2 has product MLLSFVALSLLFSPATSLQCYVCSSSATNAECNQGSQECQSPHDTCMTIVDTLGDMMAIVKQCSSKATCNGASSTASVDSNGNGNTVRCCSGYNYCNYSGAGSVHTHPTLLLLTAGLLLLLAH; this is encoded by the exons ATGCTGCTCAGTTTTGTGgctctctccctcctcttctctccgG caaCCTCGCTGCAGTGCTACGTGTGCAGCTCCTCCGCCACCAACGCCGAGTGCAACCAGGGCAGCCAGGAGTGCCAGTCGCCGCACGACACCTGCATGACCATCGTGGACACCTTGG GTGACATGATGGCCATAGTGAAGCAGTGCTCCAGCAAGGCCACGTGCAACGGGGCCTCCTCCACAGCCTCCGTCGACTCCAACGGAAACGGAAACACCGTCAGATGCTGCAGCGGCTACAACTACTGTAACTACAGCGGGGCGGGCTCCGTCCACACACACCCCACTCTGCTGCTTCTGACTGCAGGCCTTTTGCTGCTGCTGGCGCACTGA